In the genome of Lacerta agilis isolate rLacAgi1 chromosome 2, rLacAgi1.pri, whole genome shotgun sequence, one region contains:
- the PHF1 gene encoding PHD finger protein 1 isoform X1: MASEPPATPSSARLTRTSARLTSGPWKRPAAGSGGAPPSPCSPAAPGGPSAAPPGWPRFWEGQDVLARWTDGLLYLGTIKKVDPLRQVCLVQFEDDSQFLVLWKDINPAAVPGEEQSCCVCHSEAVSPDNQLVRCEKCSHAYHQECHLPRVLSDGAWTCRQCVFAVATKRGGALKKGPYAKAMLGMKLVLPYQLKALEWDAEHLANRQQCYCYCGGPGEWNLKMLQCRCCAQWFHEACTQCLSKPLLYGDRFYLFECCVCTGGPESVRRLPLRWVDVAHLILYHLSICCKKKYFDFEREILPFASENWDSLLLGELSDTPKGERYSQLLNALTGHKDRFISGKEIKKRKGLFGLHCRVPPPAPQGADGSGDTPRTPFIAGSSFLSGQGRRGKGPERPRAGQRGQPRQQPQRRRKGHPPAPSGSGGQWAQQQQQEEQQQQQQQQQQRSTRERERLERALTQEVVQHPVSANQSYSGYGGTSSSYNFRRTDARCQDSAPIRMFASFHPSANTAGTLSTSSGVPLDPSDATTSAAPAERASPERSPADDGPAPRTLLRRYSVPPAPKRPPQAAPAPSALCTAPGSPASSGYFGPMGRLARGEAVRILARRVTTDGTVQYLVEWDGGSMF, from the exons ATGGCGAGTGAGCCTCCCGCCACCCCCTCCTCGGCCCGGCTGACCCGGACGAGCGCCCGCCTGACCTCGGGGCCCTGGAAGCGGCCGGCGGCCGGCAGCGGAGGGGCGCCCCCCTCGCCCTGCTCCCCGGCGGCGCCCGGCGGTCCCAGCGCAGCCCCTCCGGGCTGGCCTCGCTTCTGGGAGGGCCAGGATGTCCTGGCGCGCTGGACCGACGGCCTCCTCTACCTGGGCACCATCAAGAAG GTGGACCCCCTCCGGCAGGTGTGCCTGGTGCAGTTTGAGGACGACTCCCAGTTCCTTGTGCTCTGGAAGGACATCAACCCAG CGGCTGTGCCTGGAGAGGAGCAGTCCTGCTGTGTGTGCCACTCAGAGGCCGTGAGCCCAGACAACCAGCTGGTGCGGTGCGAGAAATGCAGCCACG CCTACCACCAGGAATGCCACCTGCCCCGGGTGCTGAGCGATGGAGCCTGGACGTGCCGGCAGTGTGTCTTTGCTGTGGCTACCAAG cGGGGCGGCGCCCTCAAGAAGGGTCCCTATGCCAAGGCCATGCTTGGGATGAAGCTGGTGCTGCCCTACCAGCTGAAGGCCCTGGAGTGGGACGCCGAGCACCTGGCCAACCGGCAGCAGTGCTACTGTTACTGTGGGGGCCCCGGAGA GTGGAACCTGAAGATGCTGCAGTGCCGCTGCTGTGCCCAGTGGTTCCACGAGGCCTGCACCCAGTGCCTGAGCAAGCCGCTGCTCTACGGGGACAG GTTCTACCTCTTTGAGTGCTGTGTCTGCACAGGAGGCCCAGAGAGCGTCCGGCGTCTCCCCCTGAGATG GGTGGACGTGGCCCACCTCATCCTCTACCACCTCAGCATCTGCTGCAAGAAGAAGTACTTTGACTTTGAACGCGAGATTCTGCCGTTCGCCAGCGAGAACTGGGACAGCCTCCTGCTGGGAGAG CTCTCGGACACCCCAAAGGGGGAGCGCTACAGCCAGCTGCTGAACGCCCTGACAGGACACAAGGACAG GTTCATCTCCGGGAAGGAGATCAAGAAGCGCAAGGGCCTCTTTGGGCTGCACTGCCGCgtccccccacccgccccccagGGGGCCGACGGCTCCGGGGACACTCCCAGGACCCCCTTCATCGCGGGCAGCAG CTTCCTTTCAGGGCAGGGCAGGCGTGGGAAGGGGCCGGAGCGCCCGAGGGCCGGGCAGCGGGGGCAGCCACGGCAGCAGCCACAGCGCCGGCGCAAGGGGCACCCGCCGGCCCCGAGTGGCAGCGGGGGGCAGtgggcgcagcagcagcagcaggaggagcagcagcagcagcagcagcagcagcagcagcggagcacCCGGGAGAGGGAGCGCCTGGAGAGGGCCCTCACTCAG GAGGTGGTGCAGCACCCAGTCAGCGCTAACCAGAGCTACAGCGGCTACGGCGGCACTTCGAGCTCCTACAACTTCCGCCGCACTGACGCCCGCTGCCAGGACAG CGCCCCGATCCGGATGTTCGCCTCCTTTCATCCCTCGGCCAACACTGCAGGGACCTTGAG CACCAGCAGCGGAGTCCCCCTTGACCCCAGTGACGCCACCACGTCCGCTGCCCCTGCGGAGCGGGCCAGCCCAGAGCGATCTCCAGCGGATGACGGCCCCGCGCCCCGGACACTCCTGCGCCGCTACTCCGTGCCGCCTGCCCCCAAGCGGCCCCCACAGGCTGCCCCGGCCCCCTCGGCCCTCTGCACGGCCCCCGGCAGCCCCGCCAGCTCGGGCTACTTTGGACCCATGGGGCGGCTGGCGCGGGGGGAGGCCGTGCGCATCCTGGCTCGCCGCGTCACCACCGACGGCACCGTGCAGTACCTGGTGGAATGGGATGGGGGCAGCATGTTTTAG
- the CUTA gene encoding protein CutA isoform X3 translates to MTSEGRTESGAGLLLTWCGRDGEQVLLLALLMLPLLRTASQLFSSMAASAGGPYVPGTLSAAFVTCPNQTVAKEIASYEWKGKIEEDSEVLLMIKTRSSRASALAEFVRSVHPYEVAEVIAVPIQQGNPPYLQWVAETVPE, encoded by the exons ATGACGTCAGAGGGCCGTACGGAGAGCGGGGCGGGGCTCCTGCTCACGTGGTGCGGACGCGACGGAGAGCAG GTCCTTCTCCTGGCGCTGCTGATGCTCCCTCTGCTCCGGACGGCCTCCCAACTCTTCTCCTCCATGGCTGCCTCCGCCGGGGGGCCCTACGTCCCCGGGACCCTCTCTGCTGCCTTCGTCACCTGCCCCAACCAGACCGTTGCCAAGGAGATTGCCAG CTACGAGTGGAAGGGCAAGATTGAGGAGGACTCGGAGGTGTTGCTG ATGATCAAGACACGCAGTTCTCGTGCCTCGGCCCTCGCAGAGTTTGTCCG GTCCGTGCACCCTTACGAAGTGGCAGAGGTGATCGCCGTCCCCATCCAACAGGGGAACCCTCCCTACCTGCAGTGGGTCGCGGAGACTGTCCCAGAGTGA
- the CUTA gene encoding protein CutA isoform X1 — protein MTSEGRTESGAGLLLTWCGRDGEQVLLLALLMLPLLRTASQLFSSMAASAGGPYVPGTLSAAFVTCPNQTVAKEIARAVVEKKLAACVNIVPQITSIYEWKGKIEEDSEVLLMIKTRSSRASALAEFVRSVHPYEVAEVIAVPIQQGNPPYLQWVAETVPE, from the exons ATGACGTCAGAGGGCCGTACGGAGAGCGGGGCGGGGCTCCTGCTCACGTGGTGCGGACGCGACGGAGAGCAG GTCCTTCTCCTGGCGCTGCTGATGCTCCCTCTGCTCCGGACGGCCTCCCAACTCTTCTCCTCCATGGCTGCCTCCGCCGGGGGGCCCTACGTCCCCGGGACCCTCTCTGCTGCCTTCGTCACCTGCCCCAACCAGACCGTTGCCAAGGAGATTGCCAG GGCTGTCGTGGAGAAGAAGCTGGCAGCCTGCGTCAACATCGTTCCCCAGATCACCTCCAT CTACGAGTGGAAGGGCAAGATTGAGGAGGACTCGGAGGTGTTGCTG ATGATCAAGACACGCAGTTCTCGTGCCTCGGCCCTCGCAGAGTTTGTCCG GTCCGTGCACCCTTACGAAGTGGCAGAGGTGATCGCCGTCCCCATCCAACAGGGGAACCCTCCCTACCTGCAGTGGGTCGCGGAGACTGTCCCAGAGTGA
- the PHF1 gene encoding PHD finger protein 1 isoform X2: protein MASEPPATPSSARLTRTSARLTSGPWKRPAAGSGGAPPSPCSPAAPGGPSAAPPGWPRFWEGQDVLARWTDGLLYLGTIKKVDPLRQVCLVQFEDDSQFLVLWKDINPAAVPGEEQSCCVCHSEAVSPDNQLVRCEKCSHAYHQECHLPRVLSDGAWTCRQCVFAVATKRGGALKKGPYAKAMLGMKLVLPYQLKALEWDAEHLANRQQCYCYCGGPGEWNLKMLQCRCCAQWFHEACTQCLSKPLLYGDRFYLFECCVCTGGPESVRRLPLRWVDVAHLILYHLSICCKKKYFDFEREILPFASENWDSLLLGELSDTPKGERYSQLLNALTGHKDRFISGKEIKKRKGLFGLHCRVPPPAPQGADGSGDTPRTPFIAGSSAPIRMFASFHPSANTAGTLSTSSGVPLDPSDATTSAAPAERASPERSPADDGPAPRTLLRRYSVPPAPKRPPQAAPAPSALCTAPGSPASSGYFGPMGRLARGEAVRILARRVTTDGTVQYLVEWDGGSMF, encoded by the exons ATGGCGAGTGAGCCTCCCGCCACCCCCTCCTCGGCCCGGCTGACCCGGACGAGCGCCCGCCTGACCTCGGGGCCCTGGAAGCGGCCGGCGGCCGGCAGCGGAGGGGCGCCCCCCTCGCCCTGCTCCCCGGCGGCGCCCGGCGGTCCCAGCGCAGCCCCTCCGGGCTGGCCTCGCTTCTGGGAGGGCCAGGATGTCCTGGCGCGCTGGACCGACGGCCTCCTCTACCTGGGCACCATCAAGAAG GTGGACCCCCTCCGGCAGGTGTGCCTGGTGCAGTTTGAGGACGACTCCCAGTTCCTTGTGCTCTGGAAGGACATCAACCCAG CGGCTGTGCCTGGAGAGGAGCAGTCCTGCTGTGTGTGCCACTCAGAGGCCGTGAGCCCAGACAACCAGCTGGTGCGGTGCGAGAAATGCAGCCACG CCTACCACCAGGAATGCCACCTGCCCCGGGTGCTGAGCGATGGAGCCTGGACGTGCCGGCAGTGTGTCTTTGCTGTGGCTACCAAG cGGGGCGGCGCCCTCAAGAAGGGTCCCTATGCCAAGGCCATGCTTGGGATGAAGCTGGTGCTGCCCTACCAGCTGAAGGCCCTGGAGTGGGACGCCGAGCACCTGGCCAACCGGCAGCAGTGCTACTGTTACTGTGGGGGCCCCGGAGA GTGGAACCTGAAGATGCTGCAGTGCCGCTGCTGTGCCCAGTGGTTCCACGAGGCCTGCACCCAGTGCCTGAGCAAGCCGCTGCTCTACGGGGACAG GTTCTACCTCTTTGAGTGCTGTGTCTGCACAGGAGGCCCAGAGAGCGTCCGGCGTCTCCCCCTGAGATG GGTGGACGTGGCCCACCTCATCCTCTACCACCTCAGCATCTGCTGCAAGAAGAAGTACTTTGACTTTGAACGCGAGATTCTGCCGTTCGCCAGCGAGAACTGGGACAGCCTCCTGCTGGGAGAG CTCTCGGACACCCCAAAGGGGGAGCGCTACAGCCAGCTGCTGAACGCCCTGACAGGACACAAGGACAG GTTCATCTCCGGGAAGGAGATCAAGAAGCGCAAGGGCCTCTTTGGGCTGCACTGCCGCgtccccccacccgccccccagGGGGCCGACGGCTCCGGGGACACTCCCAGGACCCCCTTCATCGCGGGCAGCAG CGCCCCGATCCGGATGTTCGCCTCCTTTCATCCCTCGGCCAACACTGCAGGGACCTTGAG CACCAGCAGCGGAGTCCCCCTTGACCCCAGTGACGCCACCACGTCCGCTGCCCCTGCGGAGCGGGCCAGCCCAGAGCGATCTCCAGCGGATGACGGCCCCGCGCCCCGGACACTCCTGCGCCGCTACTCCGTGCCGCCTGCCCCCAAGCGGCCCCCACAGGCTGCCCCGGCCCCCTCGGCCCTCTGCACGGCCCCCGGCAGCCCCGCCAGCTCGGGCTACTTTGGACCCATGGGGCGGCTGGCGCGGGGGGAGGCCGTGCGCATCCTGGCTCGCCGCGTCACCACCGACGGCACCGTGCAGTACCTGGTGGAATGGGATGGGGGCAGCATGTTTTAG
- the CUTA gene encoding protein CutA isoform X2, translating into MPGRSSRVQMAQGACCVLLLALLMLPLLRTASQLFSSMAASAGGPYVPGTLSAAFVTCPNQTVAKEIARAVVEKKLAACVNIVPQITSIYEWKGKIEEDSEVLLMIKTRSSRASALAEFVRSVHPYEVAEVIAVPIQQGNPPYLQWVAETVPE; encoded by the exons atGCCAGGCAGGAGCAGCCGAGTGCAGATGGCCCAAGGCGCCTGCTGT GTCCTTCTCCTGGCGCTGCTGATGCTCCCTCTGCTCCGGACGGCCTCCCAACTCTTCTCCTCCATGGCTGCCTCCGCCGGGGGGCCCTACGTCCCCGGGACCCTCTCTGCTGCCTTCGTCACCTGCCCCAACCAGACCGTTGCCAAGGAGATTGCCAG GGCTGTCGTGGAGAAGAAGCTGGCAGCCTGCGTCAACATCGTTCCCCAGATCACCTCCAT CTACGAGTGGAAGGGCAAGATTGAGGAGGACTCGGAGGTGTTGCTG ATGATCAAGACACGCAGTTCTCGTGCCTCGGCCCTCGCAGAGTTTGTCCG GTCCGTGCACCCTTACGAAGTGGCAGAGGTGATCGCCGTCCCCATCCAACAGGGGAACCCTCCCTACCTGCAGTGGGTCGCGGAGACTGTCCCAGAGTGA